One window of Gloeothece citriformis PCC 7424 genomic DNA carries:
- a CDS encoding glycosyltransferase family 2 protein, with translation MSHSSLVSILIPTYQGEKFLSETLDSALSQTYPNLEIIISDDGSTDKTLDIAKSYQEKTSIPFTLLAHENMGMVNNWNNCIDKANGKYLKFLFQDDIIAPDCIEEMVNLAEQDPEMGLVFSRREIILSEEANEVNICLDIYNSCRNLHSHWSRLNPIQSGQELLRDPKLLDNPLNKIGEPSTVLIKKEVFDKVGKFDPELLQIVDLDMWLRIMIFYKVGFIDQILSSFRLHPHQQSIKNIEIGEGNRDNLRFYKKLLTASCYNCLPESLKLKLYKYVEKDRDDLEKQRDRGNARIKQLEEHEAELEAELRKTQSDFFRTQAQLEEALATLEIIKNSKLGKINYAWMKFKQALQLSPKR, from the coding sequence ATGAGTCACTCAAGTTTAGTCAGTATCTTAATTCCCACGTATCAAGGGGAAAAATTTTTATCGGAAACTTTAGATTCTGCTCTTTCCCAAACTTATCCTAATTTAGAAATTATTATTTCCGATGATGGCTCGACTGATAAAACCCTTGATATTGCTAAAAGTTATCAAGAAAAAACTTCTATCCCGTTCACCCTATTAGCCCATGAAAATATGGGAATGGTCAACAACTGGAATAATTGTATTGATAAAGCAAACGGAAAATATCTTAAATTTTTATTTCAGGATGATATTATTGCTCCCGATTGCATTGAAGAAATGGTTAACTTAGCCGAACAAGATCCAGAAATGGGGTTGGTGTTTTCTCGTCGGGAAATTATTTTATCAGAAGAGGCTAATGAAGTTAATATTTGTCTAGATATATATAATAGCTGTAGAAATTTACATAGTCATTGGTCAAGATTAAATCCGATACAATCTGGGCAGGAACTTTTAAGAGATCCTAAATTATTAGATAATCCTCTCAATAAGATCGGTGAGCCTAGCACGGTATTAATTAAAAAAGAAGTATTTGATAAAGTGGGAAAGTTTGATCCTGAGCTACTTCAGATAGTTGACTTAGATATGTGGCTCAGAATAATGATTTTTTATAAAGTTGGATTTATCGATCAAATTTTATCTTCTTTTCGTCTTCATCCTCATCAACAGTCAATTAAAAATATAGAAATCGGGGAAGGAAATCGAGATAATTTACGTTTTTATAAAAAGCTATTGACAGCTTCTTGTTACAATTGCCTACCTGAATCCCTAAAACTAAAATTGTATAAATATGTCGAAAAAGACCGAGATGATTTGGAAAAACAAAGAGACAGAGGAAATGCGAGAATTAAACAACTTGAAGAACATGAAGCCGAATTAGAGGCTGAATTAAGAAAAACTCAATCAGACTTTTTTAGAACTCAAGCACAGTTAGAAGAAGCTTTAGCAACTCTAGAAATCATTAAAAATAGTAAGCTCGGAAAAATTAACTATGCTTGGATGAAATTTAAACAAGCTCTTCAGTTAAGCCCAAAAAGATAA
- a CDS encoding glycosyltransferase family 2 protein encodes MLDHLPKINPLFLENYRIAVLLPCRNEGLTIARVVSEFRQALPKAEIYVYNNRSTDDTVEQALYSGAIVCHEILPGKGNVVRRMFADIDADIYILADGDNTYEVGAVGRLIERLLKERLDMVVGARRVITNNAQAYRPGHQWGNRFLTGFVQFLFGARLVDMLSGYRVFSRRFVKSFPALSNGFEIETELTIHALELKIPFAEEPTIYGSRPPGSESKLRTFTDGWRVLGTALLLFKEIRPFLFFSLVSILLAFIAIALVIPVFIEYLETGLVPRFPTAILSASIMLLAFLSLTCGMILDSVARGRREVKRMAYLSYSLPELVKITDKTN; translated from the coding sequence ATGCTTGATCATCTACCTAAAATCAACCCCCTTTTTTTAGAAAACTATCGGATTGCTGTTTTATTGCCTTGCCGAAATGAAGGATTAACTATTGCGAGGGTTGTTTCTGAGTTTCGACAAGCTCTCCCTAAAGCAGAAATTTATGTTTATAATAACCGTTCCACAGATGATACTGTAGAACAAGCCCTGTATTCTGGAGCAATTGTTTGCCATGAAATTTTGCCTGGAAAAGGGAATGTTGTTAGGCGAATGTTTGCTGATATTGATGCTGATATTTATATTCTGGCCGATGGGGATAATACTTATGAAGTTGGCGCGGTAGGAAGATTGATAGAAAGACTATTAAAAGAACGGTTAGACATGGTTGTCGGGGCACGTCGTGTTATCACTAATAATGCCCAAGCTTATCGTCCGGGACATCAATGGGGAAATCGTTTTTTAACAGGATTTGTTCAATTTCTTTTTGGCGCTCGATTAGTCGATATGCTCTCTGGGTATCGTGTTTTTTCCCGTCGTTTTGTTAAATCTTTTCCGGCTTTATCGAATGGGTTTGAAATTGAAACTGAATTAACTATTCACGCCTTAGAATTAAAAATTCCCTTCGCAGAAGAACCGACAATTTATGGGTCTCGTCCTCCCGGTTCGGAAAGTAAACTGAGAACTTTTACCGATGGCTGGAGAGTGTTAGGAACGGCTTTATTACTATTTAAAGAAATTCGTCCTTTTCTATTTTTTAGTCTTGTTTCTATTTTACTCGCTTTTATAGCGATCGCTTTGGTTATTCCTGTTTTTATTGAATATTTAGAAACGGGTTTAGTGCCCAGATTTCCCACAGCAATTTTGTCTGCTTCTATTATGCTTTTAGCTTTTTTAAGTCTCACCTGCGGAATGATTCTTGATTCTGTAGCTAGAGGACGGCGAGAAGTTAAACGAATGGCTTATTTATCTTATTCTCTTCCTGAATTAGTGAAAATAACTGATAAAACTAATTGA
- a CDS encoding glycosyltransferase family 4 protein produces MTHNLLVNLSFLLSQPTGLATYAGNLFPYLKSLEPTLLTANKIDNFNCVPVPPNLTQAQGTKGNIQRLLWTEFQLPKLYHHLKTSLLFSPIPEAPIYSNCRFVVTVHDLIPLRFPRRFSALTLYCRYYLPQVLAQAEHIICDSVATKKDLQTFFSLPDTKITPVLLAYDKTHFRPLPKDTQPSTIPYFFYIGRHDPYKNLHRLITAFAKLPNYQDYQLWIAGSSDPRFTPLLKTQTDELGLSEQIKFLDYLPYEQLPQILNQALALVFPSLWEGFGLPVLEAMGCGTPVITSNLSSLPEVAGDAALLVNPYKVEEITAAMEALATDAQLRSRLSQQSLHQASQFSWQKTAQETVEVLTRHW; encoded by the coding sequence ATGACTCATAATTTACTGGTAAATTTATCGTTTCTTTTATCTCAACCTACAGGGTTAGCCACTTATGCTGGCAACTTGTTTCCTTATTTAAAATCTTTAGAACCGACTTTACTAACAGCGAACAAAATTGATAATTTTAACTGTGTTCCCGTTCCCCCCAATTTAACTCAAGCACAAGGAACAAAAGGCAATATTCAGCGTTTATTGTGGACAGAGTTTCAACTGCCTAAACTCTATCATCACCTGAAAACCTCCCTTTTATTTTCTCCTATTCCAGAAGCCCCTATTTATAGTAACTGTCGCTTTGTGGTGACGGTACATGATTTAATTCCTTTACGGTTTCCGAGACGGTTTTCTGCTTTAACCTTATATTGTCGTTATTATCTTCCCCAAGTCTTAGCCCAAGCCGAACATATTATCTGTGACTCTGTCGCCACCAAAAAGGATTTACAGACGTTTTTTTCCCTTCCTGATACTAAAATAACTCCGGTTCTTTTAGCCTATGATAAAACCCATTTTCGTCCTCTCCCAAAAGATACCCAACCCTCTACAATCCCTTACTTTTTTTATATAGGTCGTCATGATCCCTATAAAAATTTACATCGTTTAATTACTGCCTTTGCTAAACTCCCTAATTATCAAGATTATCAACTTTGGATCGCCGGATCTAGCGATCCTCGATTTACTCCTCTTCTCAAAACCCAGACTGATGAGTTAGGATTGTCAGAACAAATTAAATTTCTCGATTATCTCCCTTATGAACAATTACCCCAAATCCTCAATCAAGCCTTAGCTTTGGTATTTCCCTCACTGTGGGAAGGGTTCGGACTCCCAGTATTAGAAGCGATGGGATGTGGCACTCCTGTTATTACCTCTAATCTTTCCTCTTTACCCGAAGTGGCCGGAGATGCGGCATTATTAGTGAATCCCTATAAAGTAGAAGAGATCACCGCAGCAATGGAAGCCCTCGCCACAGATGCCCAATTGCGATCGCGCCTAAGTCAACAAAGTTTACACCAAGCCAGTCAATTTAGTTGGCAGAAAACAGCACAGGAAACGGTAGAAGTCCTCACCCGTCACTGGTAA
- a CDS encoding HhoA/HhoB/HtrA family serine endopeptidase: protein MANTTDVHRSIKSKSSPWKKALTYGSLVILGAGVGVGGSYAFNSPTLSARTTDNPIIAQRQDINQTPGSPQIAVPTNFVTQVVEKVGPAVVRIDAARTVTQQTPEIFNDPFFRQFFGSQIPQTPNRQVQRGTGSGFIISSEGKIITNAHVVDGADRVTVTLKDGRTFTGQVLGTDPLTDIAVVKIEANNLPTAKVGNSDRLQVGEWAIAIGNPLGLDNTVTTGIVSGTGRSSALIGAGDKRLQFIQTDAAINPGNSGGPLLDQNGEVIGVNTAIIQNAQGIGFAIPINKAQEIADQLIAKGKVDHPYLGIQMAQITPDIKQKLQQAKGWRLSEDQGVVIIGIVPNSPAARSGIREGDVITAIGEKSIDNPTEVQQEVDKTQVGSRIPLQISRDGRIINLDVEVGVLPNQVS, encoded by the coding sequence ATGGCTAATACGACTGACGTACATCGTTCTATTAAATCTAAGTCCTCTCCCTGGAAAAAAGCCTTAACCTATGGTTCATTAGTAATATTAGGCGCAGGAGTAGGCGTAGGGGGATCTTATGCCTTTAATAGTCCTACCCTTTCAGCCCGGACTACAGATAATCCTATAATTGCCCAGAGACAAGACATCAATCAAACCCCCGGCTCCCCTCAAATTGCAGTTCCGACTAATTTTGTGACTCAAGTTGTCGAAAAAGTCGGCCCGGCAGTGGTACGAATTGATGCCGCCCGGACTGTCACCCAACAAACCCCCGAAATCTTTAACGATCCCTTTTTTCGTCAATTCTTTGGGTCTCAAATTCCCCAAACTCCGAATAGACAAGTTCAACGGGGAACAGGTTCTGGTTTTATTATCAGTTCTGAGGGTAAAATTATCACCAATGCTCACGTGGTGGATGGTGCTGATCGAGTAACCGTGACCCTCAAAGATGGTCGCACCTTTACCGGTCAAGTTTTAGGCACTGATCCTCTGACGGATATTGCTGTGGTTAAAATTGAGGCCAATAATCTCCCCACCGCTAAAGTCGGTAATTCCGATCGCCTTCAAGTGGGAGAATGGGCGATCGCTATTGGCAACCCGTTAGGATTAGATAATACCGTCACCACAGGAATTGTGAGCGGAACTGGCAGAAGTAGCGCTTTAATTGGGGCAGGAGATAAACGCTTACAATTTATCCAAACCGATGCCGCCATTAACCCCGGTAATTCTGGAGGCCCTCTATTAGACCAAAATGGAGAAGTCATCGGGGTTAACACCGCTATCATCCAAAATGCTCAAGGAATTGGCTTCGCTATCCCCATCAATAAAGCGCAAGAAATCGCCGATCAGTTGATTGCTAAGGGAAAAGTTGACCATCCTTATCTAGGGATTCAAATGGCTCAAATTACCCCAGATATTAAGCAAAAACTCCAACAAGCGAAAGGATGGAGACTCTCAGAAGATCAAGGAGTCGTCATTATCGGCATTGTTCCTAATTCTCCTGCTGCACGTTCAGGAATAAGAGAGGGAGATGTGATCACCGCTATTGGGGAAAAATCCATTGATAACCCGACTGAAGTCCAACAAGAGGTAGACAAGACTCAAGTTGGTTCTAGAATTCCCCTACAAATCAGTCGAGATGGAAGAATTATTAACCTAGATGTAGAAGTCGGAGTTTTACCGAATCAAGTTTCATAA
- a CDS encoding lysylphosphatidylglycerol synthase transmembrane domain-containing protein codes for MKKVISTLKKLLRWGILGGILFFLIKTLTDHFSEVTAVRITPQGWLMLGIAATVTFLAHIWSGWVWSWILKMFKQPVQPTWAIQVYLKTNIAKYLPGNFWHFYGRIWAVNKIGGSIGAASLSVLLEPLLMAAAALLVALVSHQLGLIKTEHNYNILVLQVLGLGLVLLGIHPLILNPVMDWLSRLKNKTTENPSVKLDQYPLIPLLGELGFLGLRGMGFILTLTALMTVNGSDIPQLMSVFSFAWLLGLIVPGAPGGLGIFEATIISLLDPKQFPIAIILTTVALYRVISILAEVMGAGLATLSSLKLNLRQQGTGNREQ; via the coding sequence ATGAAAAAAGTTATCTCAACTCTTAAAAAATTGCTTCGTTGGGGGATTTTGGGGGGAATATTATTTTTTCTCATCAAAACCTTAACAGATCATTTTTCAGAAGTCACAGCCGTTCGGATAACTCCTCAAGGATGGTTGATGTTAGGAATAGCAGCAACAGTCACCTTTTTAGCTCATATTTGGTCGGGTTGGGTTTGGAGTTGGATTTTAAAAATGTTTAAACAGCCCGTTCAACCGACATGGGCGATTCAAGTTTACTTAAAAACTAATATTGCTAAGTATCTTCCCGGTAATTTTTGGCATTTTTATGGTCGAATTTGGGCAGTTAATAAAATAGGAGGGTCTATCGGAGCAGCGAGTCTAAGTGTGTTGTTAGAACCTTTGTTAATGGCAGCAGCAGCCTTATTAGTTGCTTTAGTTTCTCATCAGTTAGGATTAATCAAAACCGAGCATAATTATAATATTTTAGTTTTACAAGTTCTAGGGTTAGGATTAGTTTTATTGGGTATTCATCCCCTGATTTTAAACCCGGTCATGGACTGGTTAAGCCGTTTAAAAAATAAAACCACTGAAAACCCTTCTGTAAAATTAGATCAATATCCCTTAATACCCCTGTTAGGAGAGTTAGGATTTTTAGGATTACGGGGAATGGGTTTCATCTTGACTTTAACGGCACTCATGACCGTGAATGGGAGCGATATTCCTCAGTTAATGAGTGTGTTTAGTTTTGCTTGGTTACTAGGATTAATTGTTCCTGGCGCTCCTGGCGGTTTAGGAATATTTGAAGCTACCATAATCTCATTATTAGACCCTAAACAATTTCCTATTGCTATTATTTTGACTACGGTTGCTCTCTATCGTGTTATTAGTATTTTGGCAGAAGTTATGGGAGCAGGACTAGCAACTTTAAGTTCTTTAAAACTTAATTTAAGGCAACAGGGAACAGGGAACAGGGAACAGTAA
- a CDS encoding glycosyltransferase family 4 protein, whose protein sequence is MLNILIDGTALRPKPSGIGLYVYHLINGLEKLQTEENFNLSVSYQPSVKNWLKGDLSIPEKLQNYSQVHCLPIPVTLSNFLAKYPNPSLAYFEKFLGSPTIVHGPDHVVYPCRNSLKVMTITDLTFIKYPQFVNSIVKTYTERVKQCLKWTDLVITISQSSKQDIIDYLGVKPDKVYVTPLASRYSFQEVTEEQDKPLKPYLLFVSTLEPRKNVKTLILAFNLLKQTYKIEHRLILIGQKGWKYQPIFETLENSPWKHEIDHLDYVSDEKVAWFYRHADVFVYPSIYEGFGLPVLEAMTLGTPVVTSNTSSIPEVTGDAALLVDPNDPHQLAEAIFQIISDHNFRQTLIRKGQERAKLFSWEKTARETFKAYCSLLK, encoded by the coding sequence ATGTTAAATATACTCATTGATGGCACGGCTTTAAGACCTAAACCGAGTGGTATTGGGCTATATGTTTATCATCTCATTAATGGTCTTGAAAAATTACAAACTGAAGAGAATTTTAACCTGTCAGTTTCCTATCAACCATCAGTCAAAAATTGGTTAAAAGGAGATTTATCTATTCCTGAAAAATTGCAGAATTATTCTCAGGTTCATTGTCTCCCTATTCCCGTCACTCTGTCTAATTTTTTAGCTAAATATCCTAATCCTAGTTTAGCGTATTTTGAAAAATTTTTAGGCTCACCGACGATTGTTCATGGGCCAGATCATGTAGTTTATCCTTGTCGTAATAGTTTAAAAGTAATGACGATTACCGATCTAACCTTTATTAAATATCCTCAATTCGTTAATTCAATTGTTAAAACTTATACGGAACGGGTTAAACAATGTTTAAAATGGACAGATTTAGTGATTACAATTTCTCAAAGTTCTAAACAGGATATTATAGATTATTTGGGAGTTAAACCCGATAAAGTTTATGTAACTCCTCTAGCAAGTCGATATTCATTCCAAGAGGTTACAGAGGAACAGGATAAACCTCTAAAACCATATCTCCTTTTTGTGAGTACCCTTGAACCGAGAAAAAATGTTAAGACTTTAATTTTAGCCTTTAATCTCTTAAAACAAACTTATAAAATCGAGCATCGCTTAATTTTAATTGGTCAAAAAGGATGGAAATATCAACCCATTTTTGAAACCCTAGAAAATTCTCCTTGGAAACATGAGATTGACCATTTAGATTATGTATCGGATGAAAAAGTAGCTTGGTTTTATCGCCATGCTGATGTTTTTGTTTATCCCTCTATTTATGAAGGTTTTGGTCTTCCTGTTTTAGAAGCAATGACATTAGGAACACCTGTGGTTACTTCTAATACTTCCTCTATTCCTGAAGTAACGGGAGATGCCGCCCTTTTAGTCGATCCGAATGATCCTCATCAATTAGCGGAGGCAATTTTCCAGATTATTAGTGATCATAACTTTCGTCAAACTCTAATCCGAAAAGGTCAAGAAAGAGCTAAATTATTTTCTTGGGAAAAAACCGCCAGAGAAACTTTTAAGGCTTATTGCTCTCTTTTAAAATAA
- a CDS encoding glycosyltransferase — protein sequence MFKLQQLLKKFLFVSSEEGLGIALWRTQRKILKKLVKIVTGKEIFQADFEVVKEAPLESPKPIEIKTSETPIVSIIIPVYNKFLYTFNCLNSLSQKLNPSVCFEVIVVDDASTDETEKDLTLISGIRVLRNADNLGFIRSCNYGASQAKGKFLYFLNNDTQILSGCVETLLELIEKDESVGAVGSKLIYPDGRLQEAGGIIWQDASGWNYGRFQNPQEPEYNYVREVDYCSGASLLVRADIFNQLGGFSETFIPAYYEDTDLCFALRKLGYKVLYQPKSRLIHYEGITSGTSLNSGAKQYQQINYTKFQQKWKEELAHHFTNDPDHVPQGARRLQGKPTILVIDSYVPLYDKESGCVRLLNILKIFKNLGYSIIFLPDNGFSEEPYTSTLQAMGVEVLYCTPAHPNLEQQLIKRLPLVDMVWLCRPELCEKYLDVIRHYAKVPVIYDTIDLHFLRLKRQQTYLPNAHQNTTWSWETYQKQETKFAQATEATVVVTDVEKQTLNDLNVDKVWVIPNIHHPYQGQLTSFEQRSDLVFIGSYNHPPNIDAVIWLCEEIMPLIWQSRPEIKLRLLGSNMKDEVKALESDKVIVTGYVEEVEPYFLKSRVFVAPLRFGAGMKGKIGHSMSCGLPTVTTKIGAEGMGLTDGYDVMIADEPELFAQKVLELYDNAELWQYLSDNSLKTLQQYSPETIEQKLADLLTSVRK from the coding sequence ATGTTTAAACTGCAACAACTTCTGAAAAAATTTTTATTTGTCTCATCAGAAGAAGGATTAGGAATTGCGCTTTGGCGAACCCAGAGAAAGATCCTTAAAAAACTGGTTAAAATTGTAACCGGAAAAGAAATTTTTCAAGCAGATTTTGAGGTGGTCAAAGAAGCTCCTTTAGAATCTCCTAAACCTATTGAGATAAAGACTTCAGAAACGCCTATTGTCTCGATTATTATTCCGGTTTACAATAAATTTTTATATACCTTTAATTGCTTAAATAGTCTCAGTCAAAAGTTAAATCCGTCTGTATGCTTTGAGGTGATTGTTGTCGATGATGCCTCAACAGATGAAACGGAAAAAGATTTAACCCTGATTTCAGGAATTCGCGTCTTAAGAAATGCTGATAATTTAGGATTCATTCGGTCTTGTAATTATGGAGCATCCCAAGCTAAGGGAAAATTTTTATACTTTTTAAATAATGATACTCAAATTTTATCGGGTTGTGTAGAAACTTTACTCGAATTGATAGAAAAAGATGAATCTGTAGGGGCAGTAGGTTCTAAATTGATTTATCCTGATGGCAGACTTCAAGAAGCAGGGGGAATTATTTGGCAAGATGCTTCAGGGTGGAATTATGGGCGCTTTCAAAACCCTCAAGAACCGGAATATAATTATGTGAGAGAAGTGGATTATTGTTCGGGAGCAAGTTTATTAGTTCGGGCTGATATTTTTAATCAATTGGGTGGTTTTTCCGAGACTTTTATTCCGGCTTATTACGAAGATACCGACTTATGTTTTGCCTTACGAAAACTAGGATATAAAGTTTTATATCAACCTAAGTCAAGACTCATTCATTATGAAGGAATTACTTCAGGAACAAGTTTAAATAGTGGAGCTAAACAATATCAACAAATTAACTATACCAAGTTTCAACAAAAATGGAAAGAAGAACTGGCTCATCATTTTACTAATGATCCTGATCATGTTCCTCAAGGAGCAAGACGATTACAAGGAAAACCAACTATTTTAGTCATTGATTCTTATGTTCCTTTATATGATAAAGAATCAGGCTGTGTCAGATTATTAAATATTTTAAAGATTTTTAAAAATTTGGGTTATTCTATTATCTTCTTACCGGATAATGGATTTTCAGAAGAACCCTATACTTCAACTTTACAAGCAATGGGAGTAGAAGTTTTATATTGTACTCCTGCTCACCCTAATTTGGAACAACAGTTAATTAAACGATTACCCTTAGTCGATATGGTTTGGTTATGTCGTCCTGAACTTTGTGAAAAATATTTAGATGTGATTAGACATTATGCCAAAGTTCCTGTGATTTACGACACAATAGACTTACATTTTTTACGGTTAAAAAGACAACAAACCTATTTACCAAATGCTCATCAAAATACCACCTGGTCATGGGAAACTTATCAAAAACAAGAAACAAAGTTTGCTCAAGCGACAGAAGCGACAGTCGTTGTCACTGATGTTGAGAAACAAACGTTAAATGATTTAAATGTAGATAAAGTTTGGGTCATTCCTAATATTCATCATCCCTATCAAGGCCAGTTAACCTCATTTGAACAACGGTCTGATTTAGTCTTTATTGGCAGTTACAATCATCCTCCTAATATTGATGCGGTAATTTGGTTATGTGAGGAAATTATGCCCCTGATTTGGCAATCTCGTCCGGAGATTAAACTCAGATTATTAGGCAGTAATATGAAGGATGAAGTTAAGGCATTAGAAAGCGATAAAGTAATAGTAACCGGTTATGTTGAAGAGGTAGAGCCTTATTTTTTAAAAAGTCGTGTTTTTGTAGCTCCTTTGCGATTTGGGGCAGGAATGAAAGGAAAAATTGGTCATAGTATGTCTTGTGGACTGCCAACTGTCACCACAAAAATTGGAGCAGAAGGAATGGGGTTAACTGATGGTTATGATGTGATGATTGCTGATGAACCAGAATTATTTGCTCAAAAAGTTTTGGAATTGTATGATAATGCTGAACTTTGGCAATATCTTTCTGACAATAGTCTAAAAACTCTTCAACAATATAGTCCTGAAACTATTGAACAAAAATTAGCGGATTTACTAACCAGTGTGAGGAAATAA
- the fabG gene encoding 3-oxoacyl-ACP reductase FabG, with protein sequence MKGKRVLLTGGTGGLGLGVTPAVLERGASTITIPFHSEKGLERLKSKLSALDFERIRFVKADLNQESVVEQLVNDLGRVDVLIHLVGGFSMGATDQFSFADWQKSLDLNLNTTFLVCKHCLRLMRKHEYGRIVTVGSRGAVQPSAKGAAYCAAKAGVVALTQAIAQETKDLDITANTILPSVIDTPDNREAMGDQQADRWVKPESIAQVICWLASESAKDIRGAAIPIYGAI encoded by the coding sequence ATGAAAGGTAAACGGGTATTACTCACAGGGGGCACTGGGGGATTAGGATTAGGTGTCACCCCTGCTGTTTTAGAGAGGGGAGCATCAACAATTACTATTCCTTTTCACTCAGAAAAAGGACTAGAACGACTCAAATCTAAATTATCAGCGCTTGACTTTGAGAGGATTCGTTTCGTTAAAGCGGATTTAAATCAAGAATCTGTAGTTGAACAATTAGTCAACGATCTTGGACGAGTAGATGTTTTAATTCATCTGGTTGGGGGGTTTTCAATGGGAGCAACGGATCAATTTAGTTTTGCTGATTGGCAAAAATCTCTAGATCTCAACCTTAATACGACTTTTCTAGTGTGTAAGCATTGTTTAAGACTAATGCGTAAACACGAATACGGAAGAATCGTTACCGTTGGTTCTAGAGGGGCGGTACAACCCAGTGCTAAAGGGGCGGCTTACTGCGCTGCCAAGGCTGGCGTAGTGGCTCTAACCCAAGCTATTGCCCAAGAAACCAAAGATTTAGATATTACCGCGAATACCATACTTCCTAGTGTAATCGATACCCCTGACAATCGGGAAGCTATGGGAGACCAACAAGCTGATCGTTGGGTAAAACCAGAATCGATCGCTCAAGTTATTTGTTGGTTAGCGTCAGAATCAGCCAAAGATATTCGAGGGGCTGCCATTCCTATTTACGGAGCAATTTAA
- a CDS encoding glycosyltransferase family 2 protein — translation MLVEQRPIYLLTVNYYATALITRLISSISELEEIKYQIVIVNNSPDDQSISDLSGHNIYRLEANSNLGFGKACNLGLNWIYQQDNQAVVWLINPDAYLLPDSLNKVNQFFLNYPDISILGTEVYEPEGKIWFGWGKFVKKTGDIVVVETSLDYQDNPYLSAEWVTGCSLLINLAKFQDCPYFDPDYFLYYEDFDFCQRYRNQNHLIAITNQIKIIHEPSSITLKYGYLRLIHNIYSYLLSLEKHTHPFIFWTRFIRMIFMSLIIFPFKPKFALAKLQGILMYCQRFINVLSQKPYVKYTH, via the coding sequence ATGCTGGTTGAACAACGTCCAATTTATTTATTAACTGTTAATTATTATGCCACTGCTTTAATTACCCGATTAATTAGCTCTATTTCTGAATTAGAAGAGATTAAGTATCAGATTGTGATTGTGAATAATTCTCCTGATGATCAGTCTATTTCTGACTTATCAGGACATAATATTTATAGATTAGAGGCTAACAGCAATTTAGGCTTTGGTAAAGCCTGTAATTTAGGCTTAAACTGGATTTATCAGCAAGATAATCAAGCGGTTGTCTGGTTAATTAATCCCGATGCTTATTTATTACCTGATTCTTTAAACAAAGTCAATCAATTTTTCTTAAATTATCCAGACATTTCTATTCTGGGAACAGAAGTTTATGAACCGGAAGGAAAAATCTGGTTTGGGTGGGGAAAATTTGTCAAAAAAACCGGTGATATTGTGGTGGTAGAAACCTCTTTAGATTATCAAGATAACCCTTATCTATCAGCAGAATGGGTGACGGGGTGTAGTCTATTGATTAATTTGGCAAAATTTCAAGACTGTCCTTATTTTGATCCTGATTATTTTCTCTATTATGAAGACTTTGATTTTTGTCAGCGCTACCGTAACCAAAATCATTTAATTGCCATCACTAATCAAATAAAAATTATTCATGAACCTTCTTCTATTACTCTAAAATATGGTTATTTAAGACTCATTCATAATATTTATAGCTATTTACTCAGTTTAGAAAAACATACTCATCCTTTTATTTTTTGGACAAGATTTATCAGAATGATTTTTATGTCTTTAATTATCTTTCCTTTTAAACCAAAGTTTGCTTTAGCTAAACTACAAGGAATTTTAATGTACTGTCAAAGATTCATTAATGTATTGTCCCAGAAACCTTATGTTAAATATACTCATTGA